The following coding sequences lie in one Peribacillus frigoritolerans genomic window:
- a CDS encoding VOC family protein — MLGITHLRHISMITPNFDDQAEFYEKVWGLDRVDVPEEENTVYFRGAGPEHHILSLHKGEKRGLHHIAFGMVDKNAVDRAAGILQSKGVRIIEPPGYLDEAGAGYGLRLIDPENRVIELSAWVEVQTSIWSKKNVDPVKLNHVVMNTKNLDMIVEFYTDVLGFKVTDWSEHQMSFLRCNRKHHSIAFNQDEHASVNHIAYEVDSVDELMRGISNVRKAGFSELWGPGRHGPGDNIFCYFQDPGGFVMEYTCYLETIEDESEWRARVWKRVPHLMDQWGIAGPPKPEARKAMGGDPDAGWVDSHIDGSVMAEK, encoded by the coding sequence ATGCTTGGGATTACTCATTTACGACATATAAGCATGATAACTCCGAATTTCGACGATCAAGCAGAGTTTTATGAAAAGGTTTGGGGACTTGATAGAGTGGATGTTCCGGAAGAGGAGAATACGGTTTATTTCCGCGGGGCTGGACCGGAACATCATATTTTAAGCCTTCACAAGGGAGAAAAACGTGGTTTGCATCATATAGCTTTTGGCATGGTCGATAAAAATGCGGTGGACCGTGCAGCAGGGATATTACAATCGAAGGGCGTTCGAATTATTGAACCACCTGGATATTTGGATGAAGCAGGTGCCGGTTATGGCCTCCGGTTAATTGATCCGGAAAACCGCGTGATCGAGCTTTCGGCTTGGGTGGAAGTGCAAACGTCTATTTGGAGCAAGAAAAATGTTGACCCAGTGAAATTGAATCATGTTGTAATGAACACGAAGAACTTAGATATGATCGTTGAGTTTTATACGGATGTACTTGGTTTTAAAGTCACTGATTGGAGTGAGCACCAAATGTCATTCCTGCGATGCAACAGGAAACATCACTCCATTGCCTTCAATCAAGATGAGCATGCGTCAGTCAATCATATCGCATACGAGGTCGATTCCGTGGATGAACTGATGCGAGGAATAAGCAATGTGCGAAAAGCGGGCTTTTCAGAACTTTGGGGACCTGGACGTCATGGGCCTGGAGACAATATTTTCTGTTATTTTCAAGACCCAGGCGGTTTTGTTATGGAGTATACATGTTATCTGGAAACGATCGAAGATGAATCTGAGTGGAGAGCACGAGTATGGAAACGGGTCCCGCATTTAATGGACCAGTGGGGAATTGCAGGGCCGCCGAAACCTGAAGCCCGCAAAGCAATGGGAGGCGATCCCGATGCAGGCTGGGTTGATTCTCATATAGATGGTTCTGTCATGGCGGAAAAATGA
- a CDS encoding IclR family transcriptional regulator, whose product MASEEKEKEKYSANSLVRGLEIIKLFNEVQPSLSLSEIAKQLGVSRTVPYRLLFTLQNIGYLSQDEHTKRYSLTPKVLELGFSYLNSLKFQEIVQPYMETLRDEIGASCHLSILDGQEVVYVGSAPIRGVSAVNVNIGLRLPAHALANGKLLLAYQPKEMLMQMFKISNLTPYTDRTLTAPGEFQKQLESIRQNGYSMTSGEFHPGIRSVAAPIFDRTGKVLAALNVVATESAYQEDFIDKIALPKLLEVSRQLSVYMGYSGVKPYQHEDV is encoded by the coding sequence ATGGCAAGCGAAGAAAAAGAGAAAGAGAAATATAGTGCTAATTCATTGGTTAGAGGGTTGGAAATCATTAAGCTCTTTAATGAAGTACAGCCGAGCTTGTCTCTTTCAGAAATAGCAAAACAACTGGGAGTAAGCAGAACAGTACCATATCGTTTATTATTCACATTACAAAATATTGGTTACTTGTCTCAGGATGAACATACCAAACGTTATAGTTTAACGCCAAAGGTTCTTGAATTGGGATTCAGCTATTTGAATAGCTTGAAATTCCAGGAAATTGTCCAGCCTTATATGGAGACCTTACGTGATGAAATCGGAGCCTCCTGTCATCTGTCCATTTTAGATGGACAGGAAGTTGTTTATGTTGGAAGTGCCCCGATCAGAGGTGTATCAGCTGTCAATGTGAACATAGGTTTGCGGCTGCCGGCACATGCTTTGGCCAATGGAAAATTACTTTTGGCATATCAACCGAAAGAAATGCTAATGCAAATGTTCAAAATCTCAAACCTGACTCCTTATACAGACAGAACACTCACCGCGCCTGGTGAATTTCAAAAACAGCTGGAATCGATTCGGCAAAATGGTTATTCGATGACAAGCGGGGAATTTCACCCTGGCATCCGTTCCGTTGCAGCCCCGATTTTTGACAGGACTGGGAAAGTGTTGGCTGCCTTGAATGTCGTGGCAACAGAGTCTGCTTACCAGGAGGATTTCATCGATAAAATTGCCTTGCCGAAACTGTTGGAAGTTTCTCGGCAGTTATCCGTTTATATGGGATATAGCGGGGTTAAGCCTTATCAACACGAAGATGTCTGA
- a CDS encoding cupin domain-containing protein, protein MTKETFSVKDFEKKYVARLKDRTLDWNVLKFQEEIDPAYRRAQMRYIGRGATANNDTNVIAGVHFTLSTMVLPPGCIGPLHLHDDVEEVFFILEGEVTALIQEDSYSEVHEIKLSARDCISSPPGVYRGIRNDGDVEARMLVMLGAVKPNLPTYPEGSDLEELRKQRAKEREAIIKE, encoded by the coding sequence ATGACAAAAGAAACTTTCTCAGTGAAGGATTTTGAAAAAAAATATGTTGCCCGATTGAAAGACCGTACTCTTGATTGGAATGTCTTGAAGTTCCAAGAAGAAATTGATCCTGCTTATAGACGCGCACAGATGAGATATATCGGACGTGGTGCGACTGCCAATAACGATACGAATGTAATTGCAGGTGTACATTTCACTTTAAGTACTATGGTGCTTCCTCCGGGATGTATCGGTCCTTTGCACCTTCACGACGATGTTGAAGAAGTGTTTTTCATTCTTGAGGGTGAAGTCACGGCATTAATTCAAGAGGATAGCTACAGTGAAGTGCATGAAATTAAATTAAGTGCGAGAGATTGCATCAGCAGCCCACCAGGGGTTTATCGGGGAATTAGGAATGACGGTGATGTGGAAGCGCGCATGCTCGTGATGCTAGGGGCAGTAAAACCTAACTTGCCGACTTATCCTGAAGGCAGTGACCTCGAAGAACTGCGTAAACAACGCGCTAAAGAAAGAGAAGCCATCATTAAAGAGTGA